From Punica granatum isolate Tunisia-2019 chromosome 1, ASM765513v2, whole genome shotgun sequence:
TCCTCGGCCCTCAACTATTATTTGTTAATGACGGCCATTAATTAACTATCATAGgagtataaaaatatataatataatataatacttATTGTAATTCAACGCGAGAGagtatttttattcttaatgtctacaatttttatttgatgtaataataataaaattaagtgCGTGCCAGTCCCATTTCCTAGGATGCATTTAGCGCAGCAGCAGTAGATGTTTGCCATTTGAACCCTAAACAGCTTATATATGCTTTTAAGATATGTATGATCTATTCGGGGAGAAATCGATAGCAGAATGCAATTATCCTTTTGGACATTGTAATCGTCGCAAGCCACAACTTCTTTTCGGTTCCGACAGTATTACTAAAGCAAGGCTTTACAAGATTAACAGCTCGTAAAAGAcggggaaatttttttttttccatgaaaTACAGGGTccaaacaaataatatatcgAGGACGAATGGAAGTATTATCCTGGCTCGCGGAAGGTCGGAACAACCCGCATACTATACTATTGAATTAATGGAAGCATAATAGAAATCAAACTGTAGGCTGTAGCCTGCAGGAGAAATTGAGGCGTCGTTAGAAAAAGTGATTTATATAGTGAAAGATTAGAACTTTCTAATTATTACTAATTAATCAGCAgcttaataaaaataatttttttaaaaaaaaatggaagaaaatagAGAAACAGAAAAGATTTTGGGAAGGATAATGGAGCTGGGGCGATTAGTACGAGCAAAGATTCCAAAAATGGCTAAAGACAGAATcgtttctcctcctccttcttcttcatcttcttcttcctcctctcactctctctctctctctctctccctcctcccCCCCCGgtctctttctttctaacaTCAAAATGTTTGGGCTGTTAGCTGTTTCTCAGGAGGAGCCAATCTCGCAATCATAACAACTTCTCCTGTCCCTGTCCCTGTCCGATGTCCATGTCCATGTCCTTCCTCTGATTCTCTCTCTGTTACTTGTCCGAACCCAACGAGAGAGCAGTGCTTTGGCTTCCATTTATCAGTGACAGACAGCAAAACAGAAGAGAAATAAGCCCAGTGCTCCTCATTGGGCTCTGAGTAGAAGAGGACCTTCTtgcttttccattttctaCCTCAAGAACTCCGAACCCATCTCAGGAATCTGTTTCTTCCTCCGTTTTCAGCATTGGTTCTTCTGTTCTTCCTCCGCTCCTCTGTTAGTGCCATACACATTTGATCAGTGAAGAAAATAGAGAAGAAGGAATGTAACAGATTCAGAGAGATGAGCAGAGAAaacagaggaggaggaggcaaTGCAAGGAGAAGGCCCAACAGCATCTTCACCGCAATGTCCGTGGTCCACGTGGACgatgacgacgacgacgaagAGGAGGAGGGTGGAGAGGTCGATGGCGGGGCAGACCCCGGTGAGGTCTATTTCGCCGAGAAGATCCTATCCAATGGAGACTTCTACACGGGGCAATGGGCCGATGACCTTCCCCATGGCCGCGGGAAGTACCTCTGGACTGACGGTTGTATGTACGTGGGTGAGTGGCGGAAGGGGAAGACGATGGGGCGAGGCAAGTTCTGCTGGCCCAGCGGTGCCACCTACGAGGGCGAGTTCAAGAACGGGTACATGGATGGTAAGGGGACCTACACGGGTCCCGCCGGGGACACTTACCGGGGCACCTGGGTGATGAACTTGAAGCATGGCCAGGGGATGAAGCGCTATGGGAATGGGGATCACTACGAGGGCGAGTGGAGGAAGGGGCTGCAGGATGGGCACGGGAAGTACCAGTGGAAGAATGGGAATCAATACGTCGGGCAGTGGAGAAACGGGGTTATCAACGGAAACGGGACGATGTTCTGGAACAATGGGAACCGGTATGATGGGGAATGGGAGGATGGGTTGCCTGGAGGGAACGGAACATTCCGGTGGGCAGATGGGAGTTTCTTTGTCGGTGTGTGGAGTAGGGATGCGGAGGAGCAGAACGGGACTTATTACCCGTCAAGCTCTATTCCGGGGAGTCTCGAGTTCGACCCCCAGAAGCTGTTCTCCTTTGATTTAAAGGAGTTCAAGACTTCCACCGCCGAGAAACTGTCGGTGTTGCCACTGCAAAAaatgcagcagcagcagaataCGGTTTTGAGGGTCCTGAAAGGGGCTGATAAGCCGAAGAAGGTCGCGGGCGATGGGAGGGTCTATAATTACAGTTGGAGCTCCGATGGGACCAGTGATAACGGGCACAGCGATGAAGGTTTCGGGTTTGGGGGACGTCTTAAGCTTGATGATTTCAGCCCAAGACCGACGCTTACACCGAGGAGGAGACAGCAACAGCTAAGGATTCAACCCGTTAAGAGACAGGGGGAGTCCATCTCTAAGGGGCATAAGAACTATGATCTGATGCTAAATCTGCAGCTTGGAATCAGGTAACCAGACCTACTCATGCTTGTAACtatcttcttcctttcatGCGTCGATGTTACGGGTGAATAAGTTAAATGTTTACCAATGGTATCCCTTTCCCTCTTAACCGACAGTTCCATTTGGAATCTGCAATAGATTGTATGTACCTAATACACCGAAAACATGACTCCGGGAGAACAGATAGTCGATGAATGAATTTCGAATATACCTGGTTCTAAAATGTTATGGAATTTGAAGGATTCTTTCCTCTATGGATCACTTTGCAGGCATTCAGTTGCAAGGCCTGGTCCAGCAACATCTCTTGATCTGAAGGCTTCAGCTTTTGACCCGAAAGAGAAGGTGTGGACGAAATTTCCTCCTGAAGGGTCGAAGCAAACTCCTCCTCACCAGTCGTGCGAGTTCAAGTGGAAGGACTATTGCCCTCTTGTCTTCAGGTCACCTCCCTTGAACAACGAATTAGAACCTATTGTTGATTCGCCGTTGGCTACTTTCTGCTAATTGAAAAGTCGCTATCTATCTGCAGGACACTCAGGAAATTGTTCAAAGTGGATGCAGCAGATTACATGATCTCTCTCTGTGGGAACGATGCTCTTCGAGAGCTCTCATCTCCAGGAAAGAGTGGAAGTTTCTTCTACCTGACCCACGATGATCGTTACATGATAAAGACCATCAAGAAAGCAGAAACTAAAGTGAGTGTATGATTCAGTCAATTTTCAGTACACGGTTCCTAGAAACATGAGAAGTAAACCCAAACTCATAAACGGAATCAATGTTGTGCAGATGCTTTTAAAGATGCTACCTGCCTACTATACCCATGTACGAGCCTTCGAGAACACCCTTGTAACCAAGTTTTTCGGCCTTCACTGTGTGAAGCTGACAGGAGCTAACCAGAAGAAGGTAGGTGGAGAACCCTACTAGATTGAAATCATGAAACTCGTGAATTCCTCAGACCTTTATAACTTAACTGATATGAGATGCGAATACTACATTTCCAGGTTCGGTTCGTTATAATGGGGAATTTGTTCTGTTCAGAGTACATAGCCCACAGGCGATTTGACCTGAAAGGTTCTTCGCATGGTCGGATGACTGATATACCCGAGACAGAGATCGACACAACCACAACTCTCAAGGATCTTGACCTCAACTTCTTGTTCAGGCTGCAGAAGGTCTGGTTTCAAGAATTCTGCAGGTTAACTGACTTTCCTTTCCCGGTCATCATCCTGGGCTCATCGCTTCATTCCCATTATCGTAGTGTCACCACATTTGAGTGCTGACAGTGCTTGATTCTGCAGGCAGGTAGACAGGGATTGCGAGTTCCTCGAGCAGGAAAGGATAATGGATTACAGTCTCCTAGTCGGTCTTCACTTTCGAGCAATAACTGAAAAGGATGGTTCTCTTCTGGCTGAGCCTTGTTCTGCGGGAACTCAAATTCCTAGAGGTTCACTACTATGTTCGATTTTACCTCATTTCTATTGATCTTGATATAACAGATGATATAATTCTTGCTGAGGTTTCAAGTGAATGTTTCTTCAGGGAATCGATCAGACACCAATCCCGACATGTTGGGATCTCACCTTTCTACTGTGTCAATAGATCAGAACATTTTGGACCCTTCAAGGTAAAGTTGGCAAAGTACTCGAGTCCCAAATCCAgcaatggatttttttttttttgagcaTGAAATATGAATCATGCTTATTTGGATACAGGTCTAACATGCTTTTTGTGATTAACAGCAGATGGGCTTCGATAAAATTGGGTAGTAACATGCCTGCTCGGGCAGAACTAATTCTAAGGAGGATGGATTTTGATTCCCAGCTGATCGGAGAACCGTCTGGAGAGTTATATGATGTCATCCTCTTTTTTGGTATAATAGACATCTTGCAGGACTACGACATCACCAAGAAGCTCGAGCATGCATACAAATCAATCCAACATGATCCAACTTCTATCTCAGCAGTCGATCCAAAGCAGTACTCGAGACGTTTCCGGGATTTCATATTCAGAGCCTTCATTGAAGACACCTGAGAATCGCTTTCTCCTGAATCGTTGTCACATTTTGCTTGCTGGGCATCCGTGTATAGTCATCCACAGCAGATTTGCCCAACTGTAGGTCGTCGAGGCAATTCCTCAAGCTGTTGGTGAAGAGATCTGGGTAACATGATCTTGAGATCGGACTCCGTGACAACAGATACTTATTGTCAGGGTAAATAGGTGAAGACTTTGACAGGGTAGCTTGTTTCGAATTGTAAATGCACTGACTTGCAGGGGCTAACCCGATTTTTGAattgttttcttctttgaaACTGAAATCGTCGCAGAACAATGTACAGGAAATTGGTCGAGGTCGAGTCTTTCATATGGTCAGTGATTGCTATGATAAAAGAAACAGCAGAGATTTACAAACTCAGGGTTAAGTGGTAGAACGTTCGAACTTGAGGGAATTATATGTATCCCATTGTACTTAAGTCTCCGAAGAAGGGCCTATTTTTACATGTATCTAGGAGAGACTAGTAGTAGAAGTAAATACTGACATCTTCGGGCAAGTTGTTCGATGCTTTATTCTAACCCAGATGTTGCTGTGGTTTTGGCTTGTACTAGGTTCATCCTGCTTGTTCTGCTTCTTCTCTAATCTCACTCCTCACCTGCAATTTCAGCAGCTTTTTCCGGTTAGCACCCGAGAGAAAAGGGCAtgctagaaaaaaaaaaaaacagttagTTCGGGCAGAATTGCTTGGATAGGAAATCTCATCTCAGCTGAAAAATATGGAAAGATCTCGACTTGACCAGAAAAGAAACTAACATTACAAGTAGTTAAAAAAAACCAACAAAGACCACCAAATTTGCCATTATGCCTATGAAAGTCGATATCGAATGAAGACATATGGAAAAACATTGGCTTCTGTGTGAACGCCTCTAGATAAGAATTGGCACAATACATCAGTTGGGCCCATCAAGTTTGCATCTTAAGGCAGCCAATTTGGTCCGTGAAACTCACATCTTGAGACCACTTCGATCGGTGAACTACTGTCAAAGATGGAACACtttaagcaaaatttaaaCGCAGGTTAGAGCAAGAGCAAACAATTATTATAGATGCAAGCATTGCAATCGCAACTTGCATTTGACAACgcgaaaaaatatattaaaactcAAAAGGTTGATGCTTTCgctttatcttcttcttctaaagaaaaaaaatcgacaAGGGTGTCGCAACTCGAGTCGCTTTCTTGCCGATGAATCCGCTTTTCTTACTGTTGCTCTGTCTTCCCAAACATCAACAATAGATGATTATTATCAATTCGAGTATGAAAACAAATCAATGAAATATCCATCTGTTCATTCTGCAATTTGCAACCGTGTAAACGTGTAATTAAAGATCAATCCTTTTAAGTGAAATTTGGTACCTCCGAGCAACCTCTGGGAACCCGAGGCTGCTGCGAAAGCATTGGACGGGTTGACTATcgggggaggaggagaggagtcACGATCTCTCATGCTGGTGGTCCCTTCCTCGAGCCGGAGTTTTGAGATAGAAGCGATGGAGCCTGAGCTGTTTTTGGCGCCGGTCCCGTGATCGTAGAGGTAGCCCTTGAAGACGTGCCCGCTAATGCTGACAGTCGCCTGGTAAGCGAGTTCAGCAGCATTGTCGCTGATTGCAGTCACTCTGATGCACCGGAAGACCGCCGGAGCTCGGACTTGACTCGGCAAGGATTGCTTGAAGCTAGCGTCTGCACAAAGCGtttcaattatcaattcaatagcatagagagagagagagagaaagagagagagagagagaggacctTGACGGAAAGGGCTGGATTCAAAGCTTCTAGGGGTGGCAGAATTGGAGGCGGAAGAGGCATTCTCGACCCTCTGTTTCTTGGCAGCGGCTCCGGAGGACGACCCAGAAGAGCCTCCGCCGGCGAAGCTGATGCCGACCATGGCCACCTGGCGCTCCCGCCTCCGGGAGGCGGGGACCCACGTGCTCTTGACGTGGGTGGCGCAGTCGTAGCCTCTGCTCTTGCAGCAAGTCCGACACCTCCGATAACTACACTCCTTCTTGGCCCTGTTGCCGCAGTCCCGGCAGGCCCTCATATTGGAGCCACCACTGTTAACGTTCCCGTTTCCACTGCCGCCATCATCGAGCCTCTCGATCTCGATCCCCATCGGGATATTGTCCTTCTTCGCAGCAGCGAGGCTCGATGATGCCGCCTGCGGATCGGTGCTGGCTATGTCGACACAAGGGGTGGCAGCGAGGAGGGGGAAGATGCTGACACCGACCCCGAGGGCAGCGGCAGCGGAGGAGGGGATGATGGgctggtggtggtggtgctGCTGCTGGGGGGAGATGAAGACGACGTCACGAAGGCCCAGCATGTTGAGATGGTCGGAGGCAGAGGTGGGGATGGTGGCCGAGGCGGTGGTGGGGGCGTAGTTGAAGAGGTGGTGGGTGGCGGCCATGCACGGAGCAGTGGGGGTGGGGGAGGCCGTTAGTGGCAGAGCAGTGGAAGGAGGAGCAGTGGGTGGCAGGGCAGGTTGAaaactgctgctgctgctgatgcTGATGCTGCAACTCTCTTGATGGAAATGGAATTGTGGGTAATAATTGCATCAAGTG
This genomic window contains:
- the LOC116210232 gene encoding phosphatidylinositol 4-phosphate 5-kinase 6-like isoform X2; protein product: MSRENRGGGGNARRRPNSIFTAMSVVHVDDDDDDEEEEGGEVDGGADPGEVYFAEKILSNGDFYTGQWADDLPHGRGKYLWTDGCMYVGEWRKGKTMGRGKFCWPSGATYEGEFKNGYMDGKGTYTGPAGDTYRGTWVMNLKHGQGMKRYGNGDHYEGEWRKGLQDGHGKYQWKNGNQYVGQWRNGVINGNGTMFWNNGNRYDGEWEDGLPGGNGTFRWADGSFFVGVWSRDAEEQNGTYYPSSSIPGSLEFDPQKLFSFDLKEFKTSTAEKLSVLPLQKMQQQQNTVLRVLKGADKPKKVAGDGRVYNYSWSSDGTSDNGHSDEGFGFGGRLKLDDFSPRPTLTPRRRQQQLRIQPVKRQGESISKGHKNYDLMLNLQLGIRHSVARPGPATSLDLKASAFDPKEKVWTKFPPEGSKQTPPHQSCEFKWKDYCPLVFRTLRKLFKVDAADYMISLCGNDALRELSSPGKSGSFFYLTHDDRYMIKTIKKAETKMLLKMLPAYYTHVRAFENTLVTKFFGLHCVKLTGANQKKVRFVIMGNLFCSEYIAHRRFDLKGSSHGRMTDIPETEIDTTTTLKDLDLNFLFRLQKVWFQEFCRQVDRDCEFLEQERIMDYSLLVGLHFRAITEKDGSLLAEPCSAGTQIPRGNRSDTNPDMLGSHLSTVSIDQNILDPSRWASIKLGSNMPARAELILRRMDFDSQLIGEPSGELYDVILFFGIIDILQDYDITKKLEHAYKSIQHDPTSISAVDPKQYSRRFRDFIFRAFIEDT
- the LOC116210232 gene encoding phosphatidylinositol 4-phosphate 5-kinase 6-like isoform X1, with amino-acid sequence MSRENRGGGGNARRRPNSIFTAMSVVHVDDDDDDEEEEGGEVDGGADPGEVYFAEKILSNGDFYTGQWADDLPHGRGKYLWTDGCMYVGEWRKGKTMGRGKFCWPSGATYEGEFKNGYMDGKGTYTGPAGDTYRGTWVMNLKHGQGMKRYGNGDHYEGEWRKGLQDGHGKYQWKNGNQYVGQWRNGVINGNGTMFWNNGNRYDGEWEDGLPGGNGTFRWADGSFFVGVWSRDAEEQNGTYYPSSSIPGSLEFDPQKLFSFDLKEFKTSTAEKLSVLPLQKMQQQQNTVLRVLKGADKPKKVAGDGRVYNYSWSSDGTSDNGHSDEGFGFGGRLKLDDFSPRPTLTPRRRQQQLRIQPVKRQGESISKGHKNYDLMLNLQLGIRHSVARPGPATSLDLKASAFDPKEKVWTKFPPEGSKQTPPHQSCEFKWKDYCPLVFRTLRKLFKVDAADYMISLCGNDALRELSSPGKSGSFFYLTHDDRYMIKTIKKAETKMLLKMLPAYYTHVRAFENTLVTKFFGLHCVKLTGANQKKVRFVIMGNLFCSEYIAHRRFDLKGSSHGRMTDIPETEIDTTTTLKDLDLNFLFRLQKVWFQEFCRQVDRDCEFLEQERIMDYSLLVGLHFRAITEKDGSLLAEPCSAGTQIPRGNRSDTNPDMLGSHLSTVSIDQNILDPSSRWASIKLGSNMPARAELILRRMDFDSQLIGEPSGELYDVILFFGIIDILQDYDITKKLEHAYKSIQHDPTSISAVDPKQYSRRFRDFIFRAFIEDT
- the LOC116210251 gene encoding protein LATERAL ROOT PRIMORDIUM 1 isoform X4 → MAATHHLFNYAPTTASATIPTSASDHLNMLGLRDVVFISPQQQHHHHQPIIPSSAAAALGVGVSIFPLLAATPCVDIASTDPQAASSSLAAAKKDNIPMGIEIERLDDGGSGNGNVNSGGSNMRACRDCGNRAKKECSYRRCRTCCKSRGYDCATHVKSTWVPASRRRERQVAMVGISFAGGGSSGSSSGAAAKKQRVENASSASNSATPRSFESSPFRQDASFKQSLPSQVRAPAVFRCIRVTAISDNAAELAYQATVSISGHVFKGYLYDHGTGAKNSSGSIASISKLRLEEGTTSMRDRDSSPPPPIVNPSNAFAAASGSQRLLGGEE
- the LOC116210251 gene encoding protein LATERAL ROOT PRIMORDIUM 1 isoform X2, giving the protein MAATHHLFNYAPTTASATIPTSASDHLNMLGLRDVVFISPQQQHHHHQPIIPSSAAAALGVGVSIFPLLAATPCVDIASTDPQAASSSLAAAKKDNIPMGIEIERLDDGGSGNGNVNSGGSNMRACRDCGNRAKKECSYRRCRTCCKSRGYDCATHVKSTWVPASRRRERQVAMVGISFAGGGSSGSSSGAAAKKQRVENASSASNSATPRSFESSPFRQDASFKQSLPSQVRAPAVFRCIRVTAISDNAAELAYQATVSISGHVFKGYLYDHGTGAKNSSGSIASISKLRLEEGTTSMRDRDSSPPPPIVNPSNAFAAASGSQRLLGVHRSKWSQDVSFTDQIGCLKMQT
- the LOC116210251 gene encoding protein LATERAL ROOT PRIMORDIUM 1 isoform X1, which encodes MAATHHLFNYAPTTASATIPTSASDHLNMLGLRDVVFISPQQQHHHHQPIIPSSAAAALGVGVSIFPLLAATPCVDIASTDPQAASSSLAAAKKDNIPMGIEIERLDDGGSGNGNVNSGGSNMRACRDCGNRAKKECSYRRCRTCCKSRGYDCATHVKSTWVPASRRRERQVAMVGISFAGGGSSGSSSGAAAKKQRVENASSASNSATPRSFESSPFRQDASFKQSLPSQVRAPAVFRCIRVTAISDNAAELAYQATVSISGHVFKGYLYDHGTGAKNSSGSIASISKLRLEEGTTSMRDRDSSPPPPIVNPSNAFAAASGSQRLLGVVHRSKWSQDVSFTDQIGCLKMQT
- the LOC116210251 gene encoding protein LATERAL ROOT PRIMORDIUM 1 isoform X3 — translated: MAATHHLFNYAPTTASATIPTSASDHLNMLGLRDVVFISPQQQHHHHQPIIPSSAAAALGVGVSIFPLLAATPCVDIASTDPQAASSSLAAAKKDNIPMGIEIERLDDGGSGNGNVNSGGSNMRACRDCGNRAKKECSYRRCRTCCKSRGYDCATHVKSTWVPASRRRERQVAMVGISFAGGGSSGSSSGAAAKKQRVENASSASNSATPRSFESSPFRQDASFKQSLPSQVRAPAVFRCIRVTAISDNAAELAYQATVSISGHVFKGYLYDHGTGAKNSSGSIASISKLRLEEGTTSMRDRDSSPPPPIVNPSNAFAAASGSQRLLGVFHL